A genomic segment from Syntrophotalea acetylenivorans encodes:
- a CDS encoding HAD family hydrolase yields the protein MQPDTFLFDLDGTLIDSLPDLTTALNLLLSELSLPPLPRETVAQLVGDGATMLVRRALPEKAFSAQQVQRFLSLYQEHMLDETRLMPGIDDFLMKHQGEKMAVVTNKPYDLTLAIICELGLDAFFCAIIAADGKLPKKPHPQPVLRALRELESSSETAVMIGDHHTDLRAGLAAGVKTCFCAFGYGNDDGLAYDYRAETSSDLLRLFPAENPW from the coding sequence ATGCAACCAGATACTTTCCTGTTTGACCTCGACGGCACGCTGATCGATTCCCTGCCCGATCTAACGACTGCCCTCAACCTGTTACTAAGCGAACTGTCCCTGCCCCCTCTGCCGCGAGAGACCGTTGCCCAACTGGTCGGCGATGGTGCTACCATGCTGGTCCGCAGAGCATTGCCGGAAAAGGCTTTCTCCGCCCAACAAGTACAGCGTTTCTTGAGTTTATATCAAGAACACATGTTGGATGAAACCCGCCTCATGCCGGGCATCGACGACTTTCTCATGAAGCACCAGGGTGAAAAAATGGCGGTGGTCACCAATAAACCCTATGATCTTACCCTGGCTATCATCTGTGAACTCGGCCTCGATGCCTTTTTCTGCGCCATCATCGCAGCGGACGGCAAACTACCGAAAAAACCCCACCCGCAACCGGTCCTGCGAGCTCTGCGCGAGCTGGAGAGTTCCTCGGAAACCGCGGTAATGATCGGCGACCACCACACCGACCTGCGGGCCGGTTTGGCCGCCGGGGTCAAAACTTGTTTCTGTGCCTTCGGCTACGGCAACGACGATGGTTTAGCTTACGACTATCGGGCTGAAACAAGCAGCGACCTGCTACGCCTGTTCCCTGCGGAGAACCCTTGGTAG
- a CDS encoding helix-turn-helix domain-containing protein codes for MKIGQKLRKLRMADSLTQEELASRADLTKGYISQLENDATSPAISTLKDILDVFGVSISEFFAEPHESQVVFGKDSTVIATEEDGIRVELLVPGAQNRTMDPALITLQAGEAMEEQSLHEGEEFGFLLSGRIELTLDDKAYMVKKNECFFFPSDQRHAVRNIGSGVAKILWVVTPPTFEYKGK; via the coding sequence GTGAAGATCGGACAAAAACTGAGAAAGTTGCGCATGGCTGATTCCCTGACCCAGGAAGAACTGGCCAGCCGCGCCGACCTGACCAAGGGCTATATCTCGCAACTGGAGAATGACGCTACTTCACCGGCGATCAGCACCCTTAAAGACATCCTCGATGTCTTTGGCGTATCGATATCCGAGTTTTTTGCCGAACCCCATGAAAGCCAGGTCGTCTTCGGCAAGGATTCGACGGTCATCGCCACCGAGGAAGACGGCATCCGGGTCGAACTGCTGGTACCCGGAGCGCAAAATCGCACCATGGATCCCGCCCTGATCACCCTGCAAGCCGGCGAAGCCATGGAAGAGCAGTCCCTTCACGAAGGCGAAGAGTTCGGCTTTTTGCTCAGCGGCCGCATTGAACTGACCCTGGATGACAAAGCCTATATGGTAAAGAAGAACGAGTGCTTTTTTTTCCCGTCTGACCAGCGCCATGCCGTTAGAAACATCGGCAGCGGGGTGGCAAAAATTTTGTGGGTAGTTACTCCGCCCACCTTTGAATACAAAGGCAAATAA
- the proC gene encoding pyrroline-5-carboxylate reductase, giving the protein MISIGKIGFIGGGNMGEALIKGLIEGAFPAADILVAEPVEDRRLQLVERYGIDARADVAEVVTASEVVVLAIKPQIVPLVMPGIAKALDQKKLLVSIAAGVTSQTLEEYLNGSPRVIRVMPNTPALVGAGATAICRGSHAGEDDLLTARQLFEAVGIVQVVSEGQMDAVTGLSGSGPAYVYTVIEAMAAGGVQQGLTMDAALELAAQTVFGAAKLVMESGEHPAVLRDKVCSPGGTTIEAVKTLEKKGLRAALMEAVSRAAQRSRELGRK; this is encoded by the coding sequence ATGATATCCATCGGAAAAATCGGTTTCATCGGTGGTGGCAACATGGGGGAAGCTCTGATCAAGGGACTTATCGAGGGAGCTTTTCCGGCCGCCGATATTCTGGTTGCTGAACCTGTTGAAGATCGCCGCCTGCAGTTGGTTGAGCGCTATGGTATCGATGCAAGGGCCGATGTGGCCGAGGTGGTGACCGCCAGCGAAGTCGTGGTTCTGGCAATTAAGCCGCAGATTGTACCGCTGGTGATGCCTGGAATCGCCAAGGCCCTGGACCAGAAGAAACTATTAGTCTCTATCGCTGCCGGTGTGACCAGCCAGACTTTGGAAGAATACTTAAATGGTTCTCCGCGAGTTATTCGGGTGATGCCCAACACCCCGGCTCTGGTTGGTGCCGGAGCCACCGCGATCTGTCGTGGCAGTCATGCCGGGGAAGACGATCTGTTGACGGCCCGGCAACTGTTTGAAGCGGTGGGGATAGTGCAGGTAGTCAGCGAGGGGCAGATGGATGCAGTGACCGGTCTGTCCGGTTCGGGCCCGGCCTATGTCTATACGGTAATTGAAGCCATGGCGGCAGGCGGCGTACAACAGGGTCTGACCATGGATGCTGCGCTGGAGTTGGCCGCCCAGACTGTATTTGGTGCGGCCAAGTTGGTTATGGAAAGCGGCGAGCATCCGGCGGTACTGAGGGACAAGGTCTGTTCTCCGGGGGGCACGACCATTGAGGCAGTGAAGACCTTGGAGAAAAAAGGTTTGCGGGCTGCCTTGATGGAGGCCGTTAGTCGGGCCGCGCAACGCTCCCGGGAGTTGGGACGTAAGTGA
- a CDS encoding DASS family sodium-coupled anion symporter, whose amino-acid sequence MNKQHIRIRDYVEGKLSAEASREAEAHLLDCSRCRQAVEELQQRRTAGRKGGGPGRILSRFIGGLLRGELIIVDPLLERLRLVRPFGPPKAATSDEPLRVLRPIVLSGVSRLWRFIGRFGLVLSLTAGVLLLPRPEGLSAAGQRGLAAFVFTAGVLALEPVSLPIAALMVPVALVALRVADTSQAFETFSRPVVFLILASLFLAEALRKHGLTRRLALLAIVASGGGTGALLLGLMSISALFSMWVGNTATAAMLIPVALTISREVSDRDEAADLLTLLALGIAYSASLGGMVTILGAAANAVASGFLSKIMPWTFLDWLKYGLPAFVVIFPLTWLLLFKLMPVAITRLDVSPARGQVRDMGPMNRVEREILIMLVVTACLWIGGPFLEASLGLPPTLFSAALVAVMAVCYLAIREIIDWEDLKGISWGIFLIIGAGLSLGEALVRSGATDWFALLIAPLVTGSSLFISLILLVTVSALLTNLLNNTTIAAVFVPVLITLAADQPALNPLMLVLPVTLATTFGYSLPSASGRMALLAATGIVPRGTMLRCGLVITLASSLALAVLFYLLAGIGWFG is encoded by the coding sequence ATGAACAAGCAGCATATCCGCATAAGAGACTACGTCGAGGGCAAACTCAGCGCTGAGGCCTCCCGGGAAGCCGAGGCCCATCTGCTCGACTGTAGCCGCTGCCGGCAAGCAGTGGAAGAGCTGCAGCAGCGCCGTACCGCTGGTCGCAAAGGAGGCGGACCCGGCCGTATTTTGAGCCGTTTCATCGGCGGCTTGCTGCGCGGGGAGCTAATCATTGTTGACCCCCTGCTGGAAAGGCTGCGATTGGTCAGGCCGTTCGGGCCGCCGAAAGCCGCAACAAGCGACGAGCCGCTGCGCGTGCTGCGCCCGATCGTTCTCAGCGGGGTCAGCCGGTTGTGGCGATTCATCGGCCGTTTCGGCCTCGTGCTGTCGTTGACAGCGGGAGTCCTTTTGCTGCCTCGGCCCGAGGGACTTTCCGCTGCCGGCCAACGGGGTCTGGCCGCCTTTGTCTTTACCGCCGGCGTGTTGGCTCTGGAACCGGTGTCCCTGCCCATCGCCGCACTTATGGTACCGGTCGCCTTGGTGGCGCTAAGAGTCGCCGACACGTCCCAAGCCTTTGAAACCTTTTCCCGTCCGGTGGTTTTTCTGATTCTGGCCAGCCTGTTTCTCGCCGAAGCCCTTCGCAAACACGGCTTGACCAGGCGCCTGGCGCTACTTGCAATCGTTGCCTCGGGGGGCGGCACCGGCGCCTTACTGCTGGGTTTGATGAGTATCTCTGCGCTTTTTTCCATGTGGGTAGGAAATACCGCCACCGCAGCCATGCTGATCCCGGTGGCCCTGACCATTTCCCGCGAGGTTTCCGATAGAGACGAGGCCGCCGACCTGCTGACACTGCTTGCTCTCGGCATTGCCTACAGCGCCAGTTTGGGAGGCATGGTCACTATCCTGGGGGCCGCAGCCAACGCCGTTGCCTCAGGCTTTCTAAGTAAAATCATGCCTTGGACCTTTCTCGACTGGCTGAAATACGGTCTGCCGGCCTTTGTGGTAATTTTTCCGCTGACCTGGCTGCTGCTGTTCAAGCTCATGCCGGTGGCGATCACACGACTCGATGTATCGCCCGCCCGGGGCCAGGTTCGGGATATGGGCCCGATGAATCGAGTGGAGCGGGAAATCCTCATCATGCTGGTCGTCACAGCCTGTCTGTGGATCGGCGGGCCTTTTCTGGAAGCCTCTTTGGGACTTCCTCCGACCCTGTTTTCCGCAGCCTTGGTAGCGGTGATGGCCGTTTGTTATTTGGCGATTCGGGAAATCATCGACTGGGAGGACCTCAAGGGGATCAGCTGGGGCATCTTTCTGATCATCGGCGCCGGACTCAGTCTGGGTGAAGCGCTGGTCCGCTCGGGCGCCACCGACTGGTTTGCGCTTCTGATTGCCCCGCTGGTAACCGGCTCGTCGCTCTTTATCAGCCTGATCCTGTTGGTGACGGTCTCTGCTCTGCTTACCAATCTGCTGAACAATACCACCATCGCCGCAGTATTCGTGCCAGTGCTGATCACCCTGGCAGCGGACCAACCGGCTCTGAACCCCTTAATGCTGGTGTTGCCCGTAACCCTGGCGACTACCTTCGGCTATTCGCTGCCCTCGGCCTCCGGCCGCATGGCCCTTTTGGCCGCTACCGGGATCGTACCGAGGGGTACGATGTTGCGCTGTGGCCTCGTCATAACTTTAGCCAGTTCTCTGGCGCTGGCTGTGCTGTTCTATCTGCTTGCAGGGATCGGCTGGTTCGGGTGA
- a CDS encoding sodium-dependent transporter yields MSNQQPRALWASRLGFILAAAGSAVGLGNIWKFPYITGLNGGGAFVLVYLVCIALVGLPIMMAELMIGRHTRRDAVGAFIQLEGRRSFWLSAGWVSVGAAFIILSYYSVVAGWTLDYVYRALIGSFSGQPTEVVEGLFSGLIADGPRQIAWHLLFIVLCLSIVIGGVQKGIERWSKILMPLLFALLLLLFVNGMLSDGARQGLAFMFRPDFAKLTPGSVLEALGHAFFTLSLGMAAMITYGSYLSRQENLFAAGLRVALLDTGIALMAGLAIFPVVFAVGLEPASGPGLIFKTIPVVFSQLPGGYLLAILFFLLLSFAALTSAISLLEAQVAYLIDERGWGRPKATGFLAGLAFVVGIPTALSYNSLGDWHLIGERSFFDSVDLIASNYLLPIAGLLIALYVGWFWKGTEEKEELMAGGAGWTYPAWHFLIRYVAPLAVAVILYYKMEETGVLAWFGSWFKG; encoded by the coding sequence ATGAGCAATCAGCAACCTCGGGCCCTGTGGGCCTCCCGTCTCGGTTTTATTCTGGCCGCTGCCGGCAGTGCCGTCGGCCTTGGCAATATCTGGAAGTTCCCCTACATCACCGGTCTCAACGGCGGCGGAGCCTTTGTCCTCGTTTACCTGGTCTGCATTGCCTTGGTAGGCCTGCCGATCATGATGGCCGAACTGATGATCGGTCGCCACACCCGGCGCGACGCGGTCGGCGCCTTTATTCAATTGGAAGGCCGCCGTTCTTTTTGGCTGAGTGCCGGCTGGGTCAGCGTCGGAGCGGCCTTTATCATTTTATCTTACTATTCGGTGGTCGCCGGCTGGACCCTCGACTACGTCTATCGGGCCCTGATAGGCAGCTTCAGCGGCCAGCCCACAGAGGTGGTCGAAGGACTTTTCAGCGGCCTGATTGCTGACGGTCCACGCCAGATCGCCTGGCATCTGCTGTTTATCGTCCTCTGCCTGAGCATCGTTATCGGCGGGGTCCAGAAAGGCATCGAGCGCTGGAGCAAGATTCTTATGCCCCTGCTGTTCGCCCTGCTTCTGCTGCTTTTCGTCAACGGCATGCTCAGCGACGGCGCACGGCAGGGTCTGGCCTTCATGTTTCGCCCCGACTTTGCCAAACTGACTCCCGGTTCCGTCTTAGAGGCGCTGGGACACGCCTTCTTCACCCTGTCCCTGGGAATGGCGGCCATGATCACCTACGGCTCTTATCTCAGTCGCCAGGAGAACCTCTTCGCCGCCGGATTGCGCGTGGCCCTGCTCGACACCGGGATCGCCCTGATGGCCGGCCTGGCAATTTTTCCGGTGGTTTTTGCCGTCGGTCTGGAACCGGCCTCCGGCCCGGGCTTGATTTTCAAGACCATTCCGGTGGTCTTTTCCCAGCTCCCGGGAGGATACCTGTTGGCCATCCTCTTTTTCCTGCTTTTGTCCTTTGCCGCTCTGACCAGCGCCATTTCCCTGCTCGAAGCCCAGGTCGCCTATCTGATTGATGAACGAGGCTGGGGCCGGCCTAAAGCCACCGGATTTCTCGCCGGCCTGGCTTTCGTGGTAGGCATCCCTACCGCTCTGTCGTACAACAGTCTGGGCGATTGGCATCTCATCGGCGAGCGCTCCTTCTTCGACTCGGTCGATCTTATCGCCTCTAATTACCTGCTACCGATCGCCGGTCTGTTGATCGCGCTCTACGTCGGTTGGTTCTGGAAAGGAACCGAAGAAAAGGAAGAGCTCATGGCCGGTGGCGCCGGCTGGACCTACCCCGCCTGGCATTTTTTGATTCGCTATGTGGCACCTTTGGCGGTGGCGGTTATTCTTTATTACAAGATGGAGGAGACAGGCGTTCTAGCCTGGTTTGGATCCTGGTTTAAAGGATAA
- a CDS encoding saccharopine dehydrogenase family protein yields MSKVLIIGAGGVGRVVVHKCAQAKEVFTGITLASRTKSKCDAIAAEIPHFPIKTAQVDADNVPELVALIKQEQPQLVLNVALPYQDLTIMDACLETGVDYLDTANYEPLDTAKFEYSWQWAYHERFKEKGLMALLGSGFDPGVTNVYTALAAKKYLDEIHEIDIIDANAGDHGQAFATNFNPEINIREVTAPCRHWEEGQWIETPPLSTKHSFDFPEGIGPMNIYRMYHEEMESLVKHIPTIKKAQFWMTFSDNYLKHLEVLQNIGMTRIDEVEYQGQKIVPLQFLKAVLPDPGSLGALTKGRTCIGVIARGIKDGKRKQVYVYNICDHEACYQEVNSQAISYTTGVPAAVGAMMMLTGKWRGDGVFNMEQFDPELFLETLAPMGLQTQVIDGGDWPEL; encoded by the coding sequence ATGAGCAAAGTGCTGATTATTGGTGCAGGTGGCGTAGGCCGGGTGGTGGTTCACAAATGCGCTCAGGCCAAAGAGGTCTTTACCGGAATCACCCTGGCGTCCCGGACCAAGTCCAAATGCGACGCCATCGCTGCGGAGATTCCCCACTTTCCCATCAAGACCGCCCAGGTCGATGCGGACAATGTCCCCGAGCTGGTGGCTCTGATCAAGCAGGAGCAGCCCCAACTGGTGCTCAACGTGGCTTTGCCCTACCAGGACCTGACCATCATGGATGCCTGCCTGGAAACGGGGGTCGATTACCTCGACACCGCCAACTACGAGCCTCTCGATACTGCTAAGTTCGAATACAGCTGGCAGTGGGCCTACCACGAGCGGTTCAAGGAAAAAGGTCTGATGGCTTTGCTCGGCAGCGGCTTCGACCCCGGTGTAACCAACGTCTATACCGCCCTGGCGGCCAAGAAGTACCTCGACGAGATCCACGAGATCGACATCATCGACGCCAACGCCGGCGATCACGGCCAGGCCTTTGCCACCAATTTTAACCCGGAGATCAACATCCGTGAGGTGACCGCTCCTTGCCGTCACTGGGAAGAGGGTCAGTGGATCGAAACGCCGCCGCTGAGCACCAAGCACAGCTTTGATTTTCCTGAAGGCATCGGACCAATGAACATCTACCGCATGTACCACGAGGAGATGGAGTCTCTGGTCAAGCATATCCCGACCATTAAAAAGGCGCAGTTCTGGATGACCTTCTCCGACAACTACCTCAAGCATCTGGAGGTCTTGCAGAACATAGGCATGACCCGCATCGACGAGGTCGAATACCAGGGCCAGAAGATCGTCCCGCTGCAGTTTCTGAAAGCGGTGCTGCCCGACCCCGGCAGCCTGGGAGCCCTAACCAAGGGCCGCACCTGCATCGGCGTTATCGCTCGCGGCATCAAAGATGGAAAACGCAAACAGGTATATGTTTACAATATCTGCGACCATGAAGCCTGCTACCAGGAGGTCAACTCCCAGGCCATCAGCTATACTACCGGCGTCCCGGCCGCCGTCGGCGCCATGATGATGCTCACCGGCAAATGGCGCGGCGACGGGGTGTTCAACATGGAACAGTTCGACCCCGAGTTGTTCCTGGAAACCCTTGCCCCCATGGGCCTGCAGACCCAGGTCATCGACGGCGGCGACTGGCCGGAACTGTAA
- a CDS encoding mechanosensitive ion channel family protein, whose translation MPWNSDFWTEHVGKILVTDIMKWLPMLGAALVLLLVGWLAARLAQFAVGEILKRLGLDRLGEKAGAARLLQDLSMDASVSRLLARLIYWLVLLVFVLAAAESLGLQGMSTTLQSVVDYLPKVLAAMLILLLGGLIARLVGNTLGAMADRSGIRGGLALGQASRYIILVFVGVLALEQLGVQTALLVSFATVLITALMLALALSFGWGSRELARCIMAGFHLREVFLVGQILQVRGHRGRLTAIGPIKTMLETELGRVSLPNYVFTEEEVVILPEEESDG comes from the coding sequence ATGCCCTGGAATTCGGATTTCTGGACGGAACATGTGGGTAAGATATTGGTTACCGACATTATGAAGTGGCTGCCGATGCTGGGGGCCGCGCTGGTACTACTGTTGGTCGGTTGGCTGGCGGCACGCCTGGCCCAATTTGCGGTTGGCGAAATCCTCAAGCGGCTAGGTCTGGACCGGCTGGGCGAGAAGGCCGGCGCTGCCCGTCTGCTGCAAGATCTCAGCATGGACGCTTCCGTTTCACGGTTACTGGCCCGGCTGATCTACTGGCTGGTGCTGCTGGTGTTCGTGCTGGCGGCAGCTGAGAGCCTCGGCCTGCAGGGGATGAGTACCACCCTGCAAAGTGTGGTCGACTATCTGCCCAAAGTGCTGGCAGCCATGCTGATCCTGCTGCTCGGCGGCCTGATCGCGCGGCTTGTGGGCAATACTCTGGGTGCCATGGCCGACCGTTCCGGCATACGCGGTGGGCTGGCCCTGGGGCAGGCCAGTCGCTACATTATTCTGGTTTTCGTCGGCGTGCTGGCCCTGGAGCAGCTAGGCGTGCAGACCGCCCTGCTGGTAAGCTTCGCCACCGTCCTGATCACGGCTCTAATGCTGGCCCTGGCCCTGTCCTTCGGCTGGGGCAGCAGGGAGCTCGCCCGCTGCATCATGGCCGGCTTTCACCTGCGGGAAGTCTTTCTGGTCGGTCAGATTTTGCAGGTGCGCGGCCACAGAGGTCGACTAACGGCCATCGGTCCGATCAAAACGATGCTTGAAACAGAGCTGGGCCGGGTTTCTCTGCCCAACTACGTCTTTACCGAAGAAGAGGTGGTGATCCTGCCCGAGGAAGAAAGCGATGGCTGA
- a CDS encoding arsenate reductase ArsC, whose amino-acid sequence MGGRFCRLDHPGPPPQATAVMAELGIDLDSQVSNCLSRYEREPFDYVITLNTEAEKNCPLYFGGVKRHTMRFTDPSQAKGSEEEILAEFRKTRDALRQQLGDFFRRQLAQQ is encoded by the coding sequence ATTGGAGGCCGTTTCTGCAGGCTTGACCACCCAGGACCACCCCCCCAAGCCACCGCGGTTATGGCCGAGCTCGGGATCGATCTCGACTCACAGGTTTCCAACTGCCTCAGCCGCTATGAACGGGAACCCTTTGATTACGTCATCACCCTGAATACCGAAGCTGAGAAAAACTGCCCCCTCTACTTCGGTGGCGTCAAACGGCATACCATGAGGTTCACCGATCCGAGCCAGGCCAAAGGCAGCGAAGAAGAGATCCTGGCCGAATTTCGCAAGACCCGCGACGCTCTCCGTCAGCAGCTAGGTGACTTCTTCCGCCGGCAGCTGGCCCAACAATAA
- a CDS encoding YggS family pyridoxal phosphate-dependent enzyme: MNIQDNLAAINGRILQACQRADRDPNEVRLVAVSKTKPAAMIEEAAAVGQHLFGESYAQEFSAKFDQLGTAVDWHFIGGLQTNKVKYLRGKVSLIHSVDRLSLAREINRQWAKVDQVANILIQLNLGAEASKSGAGEAELEQLLRQVAELPNLHIRGLMALPPYLDDPEEVRPYFRQLRQLSEAMKARQIPGIELQELSMGMSHDFEVAIEEGATLVRVGSAIFGTRS; the protein is encoded by the coding sequence ATGAACATTCAGGACAATCTAGCCGCTATCAACGGACGTATTCTGCAAGCCTGCCAACGGGCCGACCGTGACCCCAATGAGGTTCGCCTGGTGGCAGTATCTAAAACCAAACCGGCAGCCATGATCGAAGAGGCGGCAGCAGTGGGCCAGCACCTGTTTGGCGAAAGCTACGCCCAGGAGTTCAGCGCCAAGTTCGACCAACTCGGCACCGCTGTCGACTGGCATTTCATCGGCGGCCTGCAGACCAACAAGGTCAAATACCTGCGAGGCAAAGTCAGTCTGATCCACTCCGTCGACCGCCTGTCTCTAGCCCGGGAGATCAACCGCCAGTGGGCCAAGGTCGACCAGGTTGCCAACATTCTCATTCAGCTTAATCTCGGCGCTGAAGCGAGCAAGTCGGGCGCCGGCGAGGCGGAACTGGAACAACTGCTGAGACAGGTGGCGGAATTGCCCAACCTGCATATTCGAGGGTTGATGGCTCTACCCCCCTATCTCGACGATCCTGAAGAGGTCCGCCCCTATTTTCGGCAACTTCGGCAACTGTCCGAAGCAATGAAAGCCCGCCAAATTCCAGGCATCGAATTACAGGAACTATCCATGGGCATGAGCCACGACTTTGAAGTGGCCATTGAAGAAGGTGCGACCCTGGTCCGGGTCGGCTCGGCGATCTTCGGCACCCGTAGTTAG